The following is a genomic window from Methanoplanus sp. FWC-SCC4.
TCCAGAATACTGTTTGTCACCTGCAACAGCCTGGTGCTCATTATACTCTTTTATTTCCTCGTTATAACTTACAGCTCCGCCTGCCATGCCGATTATGGTTATGATCAAAATTATACCGAATATCATCAGGAATTTCCGGCTCATTAAATGATCCCTGAATTCTTTTCTTGAAATTACAAAAAGACCGTTAGATTTCATTATATTTTCCTCATTCGTTGTAATATGACAGTATTGCATCCTCAAGCGTTATCGAATCAAGACCGATCTGGCGTGGTGCTATATTGTTTTTATACAAAACATCCGCAAGCTGATCCCTGATGTCGCTTTTTGCAACTATATGTGCGACAGTGCCGTCCTTTCTGTAATCGGCTGATACTATATCCGGGTGTGAAAACTCAGGCATTTTTGATCTGGTCTCGATATTTATCCTGATTTCCGGGAGGTTAAGATCGCCGATTGCATTGGCAAGCTCTTCCCAGGTACCCTCACGAATGAGCCTTCCTCTCTGAAGAATCCCTATTTTCGTTGATACCTTGCTAACTTCCGCAAGAATATGGGATGAGACAAGAATCGTTTTTCCTTCCTTTGCAACATCACGAAGAATGCTTCTGTAGTCAGAAACCCCCTGGGGATCAAGGTTTGCCGTTGGTTCATCCAGGACAACGACAGAAGGATTGTTGATAAGAGCTTTTGCAACACCAAGGCGCTGACGCATACCTTTTGAGTATCCTCCGACTTTTTTTGTAACACCCTTTAGCCCGACAAGCCCGAGGAGATATTCAATTCTCTCATCGGCCTCCTCTCCTGAAAGGCCATAAAAGCTTGCCGAATACTCCAGATTCTGCCATGCATCAAGATTGGTGTAAAAACCAACATCTTCGGGCATATAGCCTATCTGTTTCTTTACTTCAATCGGATTTTTCGAAACCTCAACCCCGTTTACAAGGCACTCTCCGCTCGTAGGCTGGATAAGGCCTATGAGCATAAGGATTGTGGTACTTTTTCCGGCACCATTCGGACCCAAAAGTCCGTAAATCTCCCCGTCCCCGATAGTCAGGCAGAGATCGTCAACGGCTCTTACACCGTTGTATTCTTTGACAAGATGTCTGAATTCAATCATATTTTTTCATCCGGTTTGTTATATGATATTATTTTCATTAATTGTTGTGAATTTTTTAAAAAGCAATAACTTATGCTTTTTTATCGACAGAATATCCGGAAATTTAATTTTCCGGCTATCATTAAAAATATGGGGGATATCCCGTTATATATGAAGCAATTTGACTCGTATAAACCATATAACCAACAGGTTATAATCATCAGAAAAAAATTGGTTTTTTTTGGGGAACCTATCTCACAACCATCGTTGTGATACTACTGTGTACAACGACATAGGTACTGACACTTCCAAGAATGATCCTTTCACCAAAACCCTTTCCGGTTGAGCCGAGGACAATAATATCTGCACCAATCTCCTCTGCAACATCAATGATAACATTCCGGGGATCACCACTTCGTACGTGGAATGTATATTTTATTCCGTTTTTGCCGCAGGTTTTTTCAAGGCATCCTGAAACTTCCTCTTTGTCTTTTTCAAGGAGGTTCCGGCAGATTTCATGTGGGGATTCGACACCCCCGTAGCAGGCCTCTCCCTCAATTGCACCGTATACCAGTTTGTTTTTTACATGTATGACATGCAGGTCACTATCCTTTGAAAGCAGGTCACTGATCGCAGTCAGAAGTGCTTTTTCAGACTGCTTTGAACCATCTATTGCCACAAGTACTCTGTTAAACATTGGTTTCACCGATTTCCTGTAATTTTATCTTCTGCAAATCCCCGATATATCTGAATGGTGATGTCAACATTATATTTTATTTTTGGTAAGGTAATTTCCAATACAAAAATAGATATGAAAATTGAAATTCCTTTTTCATTATCAGTTCAGGAAACAAAAAAAATTTAAACAAAAAAGGTTACTTAAAACGCATTTGGAATAGCAAAATGTGGAAGGTGGAATAGAATGCTTGTGATGTTAAAAAATGAAAACGGGAGAGAGGAAGAGGTGGAAATGCCTGATGACAGTTATCTTGAAGTCGGGGACATCCTTGAAAACGGTTCTGTCATTATGAGTATCAGATACCCTGACGATATTGAAGATGACCTGATTGCAATGGGATTTGTTGAACCGGATGACGAAGATTATATTTAGGTGAATCCGGAACAATATTGATTTAAAAATGATTTTAAGAGATTAAGAGATGATTCCTCTCAGGAGGATTTAATCAATTATTCATCTTACCCATGCGACCACAGACATAAAGGCAAAAAAAATAATAGCTTTTTTTAGCCGGAATAAACTGATTTTTATCCCTAAAAAATCTTTTGCATGAAGACCGGATTTTTACCGGCAGCCGCCGGGATTTAACATCAGGGGTTAACGGAATTTGTCTTTGTTTAAAAAAACCTGACTTTAGCTATTTAAAATCCTGATTATCCAAAAAAATTTATAGATTATATATTAATTATAGACAAATGACAGGATGTATGTCTGCAAAACTAATACAGTTCAGATACAAAATTCCGGCACCAAAAGCCCGATAACCAGAAAAATACATTAAAAAAATCCCGCAGATTTCTAAAAATGAGAGTATA
Proteins encoded in this region:
- a CDS encoding ABC transporter ATP-binding protein, producing the protein MIEFRHLVKEYNGVRAVDDLCLTIGDGEIYGLLGPNGAGKSTTILMLIGLIQPTSGECLVNGVEVSKNPIEVKKQIGYMPEDVGFYTNLDAWQNLEYSASFYGLSGEEADERIEYLLGLVGLKGVTKKVGGYSKGMRQRLGVAKALINNPSVVVLDEPTANLDPQGVSDYRSILRDVAKEGKTILVSSHILAEVSKVSTKIGILQRGRLIREGTWEELANAIGDLNLPEIRINIETRSKMPEFSHPDIVSADYRKDGTVAHIVAKSDIRDQLADVLYKNNIAPRQIGLDSITLEDAILSYYNE
- a CDS encoding universal stress protein, with translation MFNRVLVAIDGSKQSEKALLTAISDLLSKDSDLHVIHVKNKLVYGAIEGEACYGGVESPHEICRNLLEKDKEEVSGCLEKTCGKNGIKYTFHVRSGDPRNVIIDVAEEIGADIIVLGSTGKGFGERIILGSVSTYVVVHSSITTMVVR